Below is a window of Cytophagaceae bacterium DNA.
TATCCTCTCAAAAAATCTTGTTTATCGTCTCCTACATTTCTGAATCTGGGAATATACATCGGATTGGGTTTTTGCCCGAAAGAAAAATGGTCAGAAGCAAACTCGGCGATTCCAAATGCCCCGGTGCTATCGGAATGGTCATTGAGATAATGACCCAAAACACCATTTGTATTTCCTAAACCATCTGGAAAATCAGTGCTGTTTGAATTTAGCAAAATGGCTGTAGAGGCAACAGCAGAGGCATTGATTGAAATAAATTTGCCATAAAACTCCGTTGATTCTTTGGTCTGGGTATCCACAATCCTTACACCTTTTGCATTTCTTTTTTCAGGATCAAAAATTACGCTCTCCACTGCCGAATGTGGTCTGATGGTCAGATTACCAGTAGCCAATGCAGCGGGAATAGCACCGGAATTGGAACTATAATATCCGCCATAAGGACAACCTCTCCTGCATTGATTTCTTGCCTGGCAAGGGCCACGGCCATTGTGTGCCCGCGTGAGAACCGCTGCACGTGCCTGAATGTACTTAATGTCTTTATACTGAGATTCTATCCTTTTTTTTACCTCTTTCTCCACGAAATTCATCTCAAAAGGAGGCATTAATATCTGGTCAGGAAGACTTGGTAATTCACAATTTTCACCACTTAAGCCTACAAATTTCTCGACATAATCATACCAGGGTTTAATATCGGCATATCTGATTGGCCAGTCGTTGCCATGTCCGTCTTTGAGATTGGCTTCAAAATCTAATTCACTATATCTGTAGCAATTTCGGTTCCAGAGCAGGGACTTCCCTCCTACCTGGTTGCCCCTGAACCAGTAAAATGGATTTTTCTGAATATAAGGCCAATTGGTATCCTTTACATAGAGCTTATGATTGTCCCGTCCAAACTCCCAGGCCTTTTGTTGAATTGGATAATCTTCCAACTCTTTGGCAGTAAGCTCGTTGTTATAATCCAATTCCCAGGGAGCTGAAAGTGCATTGGGATAATTGGGATGCACCATTTCGTTGCCTCGTTCGAGTAGCAAGGTTTTTAAACCTTTTTCACAAAATTCTTTAGCTGCCCATCCACCTGATATACCTGAGCCAACTACTATGGCATCGTATGTATGTTGATCTTTTCCTTTGCTCATGATTATTTCAGTTTATCCAGATTTTGCCCAATTCTGATTTCGATATATCTGCCCGATATTTACCGGGTACTGCCACATATTGAAAATTCTGCCTGATTGCTTTTTCATTCATAAAATATCCTTTTAAAACCATCACTTTCAATCCTTTAATAAAACTACGGTGATCACCTTTTTCATCCTGAGCCATTTGCCTGGTCAAACCTTTTGAAGTATCTCTTAAGCTAATTTTTAATGATTGCAAATGAGCTAAATATTTGACAAACATTTCCTGAAATGCCTTTTGTTGGGTTTCAGATGCCACATTTTTTAGAAACATATCCACAAAATGCGGTACCCCGGCTTCAATTGCCCCCAGCGTTTCTGATTTCGGTATAATAGTTTGACAAAGAATTCCCAGGGCTTTGAATTGTGATTTTTCGAAAAAATATTCAGAATTACCATTAAAAAAAACTTTAGAAAAACCATCGCCAGGTAAGGCTGTCACAAAACCAGCCTGAAGCAAAATTTCGATATATTTTCGACGTGTCATGGTGTTTGGAATTGTTTAAAAACAGTTGAATAATGACCTAAAATGAAAGGATTAAATTTCGTAATTTTTTATTAAAAAAAATAGATTTTTATAGAAAAAAATAAGGTCTGGATATGCTAAAAAATATATAAATGAATTTATCCAAAATGATTGAATAATTTTTTCTTTAACTTGTAAAAGTTTTTTATGGGTTTGAAAAAAGAGCACAAAATATTTCTCATTGTTGGATCCATGGCCATTATTTTTCCTGTGGTTTTGGTTTTCGGCGAGCGGATTATTTTCAATTCCGGAAAAAGATTTTTATCAATCAGTGATTATTACCATTCTCAATTCAGATACGTGTATTTGGGATTTATTGCTATCACTTCGGTTTTAATCTCTCAAATCAAAAGTTTTGAAAACCCAGGAAAAAATGTGGCACGTTTGGCTGGAATATTTGAACTGATTGCAATATTTTTTCCAACAATTGATAAAAATTCTACTGTGATTAATGCGTTTTCCGGGTTTTCTATTTATTCAAATATCATCCACAATTTATTCGCTTCTTTATTTTTTATATTAATCACATATATCAATTTTCATTTTTTGAGAATACCTTTCAAAAAAGCAAAAAAAACGATATTACCCGGGACATTTATTTTTATATCAACTATCATGTTGTTTAGTATGATTTTAGTCGCATCAGACTATTTTTTCCATAATTTACTCCCACAAAACTTGCGTCATTGGCCCTTTAAAATCATTTTCGAATGGATTTGGTTATGGTCAATGGGTATATCCTGGCTTATTTATTTTTTTAATATTAAAACAATAACCCACAAACAGAATTAGTTCTGGCTGAAGATTGAAATAATTTTTTCGGTTCCGTCATCAAAATATGCTTTGGCACCCACAATCCCGAATTTATGATTGAAAATGTATTCCAGTTTTTTAACCCCTGGTATTGACCTGCCGGTTTCAGTCACTTTCATTACTTTTATGTCTAAAAATCCCCAGGCATAGTCATTATCCGTTGACTTATAAGTGATTTCTCTTGTCACTTTTTTTCCATCAATTTTGTGGGTGTATTTGTCACCAACAGCTCCGTCATATTCAATTAAAGTAAAATTGCCGTCATCCAACACATTCTGAATTCCTTTGTCAGTTATTCTGAATTTTTTAGAAACAGAAATATTGGAGCCATTAATTTTAAAATCCGGGCTTGATTTAGCAAACTCTAACAACTTAGGGTCAGTTACTGACATACTACCGGAAATCGAACTCACACCGTCGTCTAATGTTTTGACTTCAGCCTTAAAAGCCGAAAGTCCGATAGATCCACCCAAATCGTACACATTTCCTACTTTTCCGCTTGCTACGGTAGTTCCACCAATATTTTCATCAGCTTTAATGTCAGAATCAATAAGCCCGCAAGAGGTAGCAATCAAAGCAGTTGTAATCAAAAAGACAAGTCTAGTTTTCATATATTCAGTTTTTTAATCCAAAACACTCTGTAAACAACTAAATATCAGATAATTTGACGAAACTAACAATGACAAATATCAGGAATTGGATAATTTAAAAAATAATATAATTGAATGAAAAAAGCCGGATTATGTTGATAATCCGGCTTTTTTCAAAACTAAATCAAACAAAATTAAACTACTTTTTCTTGGGCGGCGGGCAACAGTTGGTCATATACTCTTCCATAAATTTGGAATAAGCCTGAGGCGTAGCACTTGAATAATCCCCTGCATCAATTTTTGGATGAATCCGAGGGCAATCTGAGAAGAATTTTTTAAATTCTTTTTTATCAGTTTGAAATGCTTCCAACTGAAAAGCAAATTCTTTTCCGTTACGCTTGAAAAGAAGTTCATTTCCCGGGAAAATCTCCTGAAATAAGGTAATCTTTGTGCATACAGTAACTTCTTTTACCAAAGCATACCTTTTACCATCCGCAAATCCCATAACCTGAATCTGATATTGATCGCCGTTTTCAGCTTTCAATGACATGATATCACTCAAATCGATTTTCTTAGGTTTCTTTTTACCTGTAATCTCGACCTCCACTTTAGAATTTTCTATTTTATTGTCGCGTTTTAACTTCAACAATCCACCGGCAATTTGTGCCGCGGCAATATAACCGTTATTGGAAAGGTCAACCGTTTCAGGGTCAGAATTGTACCCCGGAAGGTATTCAAATGTAGGATTATCAAAAGTAAACTTCACATTTCCTGTTAATTCTTTATCGGTATCATATTTTACTGTAGCATTTTTGAATTCAATGCCTTCAAAATTATACTCAACCTGATCGGGTTGTTTTTGAATCGGTTCAATATTCTTAAAATCCTTTGAAAGGGTTTGATAGGCTTTAATTGCAGCTATTTCACTTTTGATTTCTAAATCCCGCATGGTCATACCGAGAATAGTCCTGTCATTGGCTTTAATGACAGGCAAAAGTTTCTCAGCATCTGTAAGTTTGTTTTGCAATATATAGGCAACCGCCATATTGAAACTTGCAGCAAGTTTAATATCCATCAGCCGGTCCTTTTCTTTAATCTTATTGTATTTTAGAAATGGCTTCCAGTAGTCAATAACACCATCAAGAACCGAATTCTGTTCACTTTTTTTGATATCTTGCAAGGCATCAAAAACTTCAACTGATTTACTAAATTCGGCCAAATCGGGAATTTTCTCAGTATCACTAAGATTGATAACAATAGTATTTAACTGTGGGCCGTAAGTATAATAATAATTAAACTCCATTATGAGTTTGTCATAAATATACTTGAGAAGAGTGTTTGCATTTTGTCCCAGTTTAAGTTTTTTATTTATCACATAAGCTTTGGTAACCGGCTCCATATATCTTGAGTAAATCAATTGATTGTCGGCATCCAGCACTTTCACATTTGCTTTTAATCCAACTAGCATTGATTTATCGTCGTCAACCTCCGAATAACCGTTAAACTGGAATTCTTCAACATCAAAAGTTATTTTAAACTCCCCATCCTTTTTTAGTTTCATGCCACCTCCAATTGTTACGGATTGGTCAGCAAACTTGTTGGGATCAAAGGGTTGTTTGTTGTCTTCAAAAAACTTTTTGAGCTTAGGTGTATATGTAAATGTTGAATTATAACTTACATAATCAATATATTTTTCAGAAAAAGGCTTTACAGTACCTGCAGAATAGAAATACTTGTTTTTTCTTTTCTGTGCATTTGCCACAAAAGTGGTCAATATCAATAAAAAAATAATTTTTAATTTCATTTTAAAGGAGAATTATGGGTAGAATTCAATTTAGTTTTTTTGAAAATATCAACCAGAATCTGAGCATTTTCCGCTAATTTCTCTCCGTCTTTTTTATCGTAATCATTTTCTATCAATCCTTCAGCCTGAATTATTGCGAGATCGGGTTTATCCAGATAATAATACAATTTTGACAAATTATAGAAAGCACCATACCTCAGCTTTTTATCTGCCTTTTCATCGGTTTTGTATTTTGATTTTATTGATTCAAAATATTCGATTATAGGTTCTAAATTTTCTCTCAAAGCATCGATGGGTTCATCGGCCTTCATTTCAGCAAAAAGCATTTTCACAGCTTGGGCAGCATCTTGTTGAGCCTGATATTCGGGATGACTCTTCGTGTCAACAATCCAAAGATATTCTGTCTCAGCCACTGGTCTGAAACCGAAATAATAGTTACCAAGGTCTGTTGATCTTCTGGCACTTTCATCCACAAAAGCCCTCAAAAGTTTGTCAGAAATGCTACTTTGGCTGGCTTTGAAAAAATCAACGGCTTTCGAAGACGTCTCATATTTATCGGTGGAGTACCTTCTGCTGGAAGGAAGATTCTCCACTTTAAAATCGGCATCACTTTTTGCCTGAGCATTAAGATTAGTTTTTGCCAGAAATCTGTTTGTTGCTACTTTTTCTTCTTTTTGTTTCTGAGCGTCAATTTCTTTTTGGGTCAGTTCTTTTGGACTAAAAGGCCCTGATATTTTGATTCTTCCATCCTGACGATACTCGGCATTAATAAAATACTGGGCAGTACGGCTAATTACTTTTCCCGATTTGTCTTTATTTTCATTTACTTCTTCCTGCAATTTTGAACTGATAAGCGAAAAATCAATTAAGTCGAGATTGATTGTAACGGTCGGGTTATCTGCAGTCTTTTTCCAACCATTGATGTTAATTTTTTGATTTAAAACATTTTCATCTACATAGGATTTTACAGATGGACCCAGTGTGCTGGTAACCTGAAATGTTCTTTTGTCAAGCGGAACATTTTCAACTGGTAGTACCTGAAATCTAACTTCGAATTTTGACTTATCCAGATCGACTTTCTGTGAGAATAATGAAGTGGAAATAAGAGAACCTAAAACAAGTATTGTGATTTTTTTCATTTTATAAAAATTATATGTTGGTTTACAAAAATAGTTACATATTCATATTTGGGGGTTTAAAAAACATTTTTTTTAGTTTAAAAAAACTAATTAACAATTACATTTTTCAAGAATTTTGTTATAAGTATCTGATATTTAAATATTTAAAAAATTCAATATGTATCCTTCAAATTCATAACCTTCACGTCTTTTTCCGAAAATGAAATTCCATTTTTTACTTTTACTACCTTTTTTTCTCCGGGTAATAAATCGAAATAGTTGTCGCTAAAGACATTTATACCACCTGGAATTGAAAGCCACACGTACCGGGCAAGCTTATCGGTGCTGATTTCTAAAGTGCTGGAATCGAGTTTCTTTATCGAAATTTTTGGTGAAGGCAATTTCTGATTTTTGGGATTTGTAAAGTAAAATGTATTTACTGCCAAAGTTTTGCCGCCTAAAGTTAAGCTAACTTCCATCAAGGTTTTTTCAGGAGCAAATTTTGAAACCAAAGCCTCCCAGTCAAAGGTCTTAATCACAGCACTACTATTGGAAGGAATTTTAATATTTTGGGTGATTTGTTCCAGATTTTTCCCATCAAAATCCCGAAATTTGACATTCAAAATGGCATTAATTACCTTATAGTCGTCTGAAATTGCATATATTTTCAAATCATTTCCTTCTTTGAAAACCGATACCATTTGGGGTTCAAAGGCTTTTTTCGCCATATATTGCATGGCTTTCCATCTTCCATAATAATCCATACTGCTCCAGCTTGCCACCGGCCAGCAGTCATCAATTTGCCAGAATAATGTCCCCATACAATAAGGCATGGCACGACGATGGGCCTCAATCGCCATTCTGATTCCCTCTGCCTGCAGGACTTGACCTACATAGAGAAAATCTTCAAATTTTTCAGGGATTATAAACCTGTCTTTCATGTAATAAGTTATCGTTCCATTGCCAATTGAAGACCGCTGGTGGGCTTTCATCACTTCAGATTCAATATTGTAATCTTCCGGCAAAGCATACGTTTTTACAGTTTCTAATTCGGGAAATGACTGAAAACCATATTCACTCATAAAAGGGAAAACATTGTCATTGTATCCTTCAAAGGGTACTTTTCCCCACCAAACACCCCAATAGTGCTGGTCGCCGCGAGCTTTGTCCACACTGTTGGTCATGTCATAATTTTTGCCGTTGGGACTGCTGGACCAATAAAATTTTTCGGGATCATTGGCAAATACCGCTGAAGGCAATATCTGATGATAAATATCCTGATACATATAATAAAACTCCAGAGAATCTTTTTTGGTAGGAAAAACAGGTGCTTTTTCACCCCAAAAACCTCCTGTCATAAAGCCAATGATTTCATTGTTACCACACCAAAGTGCCATTGAAGGGTGATTTCTGAGCCTTTTTACCTGATATTCAGCTTCCGTAGCTATCGATTTTTTCAATTCTACCAATGGAGGATGCATAGCACAGGCAAACATAAAATCCTGCCAAACCAAAATGCCTTTTTCATCACACAGATCGTAAAAAACATCATTTTCATATATACCCCCGCCCCAAACTCTCAGCATATTCATGTGGCTTTCTGCCACGGTATTTATCACATGAGCATATCGTTCGTGTGTGACTCTTGGAAGAAAATTATCCTGAGGAATGTAGTTGGCACCTTTCATAAATACAGGCTTACCATTTACTTTAAAATAGAAGGATTGCCCCTGGCTGCCATTTTCCTGTACTACTTCAATTGTACGAAAGCCTTTTTTAATTGTCTTATTATCAACAATTTCATTCCCATTTTTCAGCAACACTTTAAAATTGTAAAGTTTCTGTTTTCCCATTTCGTTGGGCCACCAAAGCTCTACATTTTTCATATCAAAACGGAGATTTATCTGGTTTTGACCTTTGGTCAACAGCACCTCTTTTTTTAAAATTGGCTTGTTTTCCGCCCAAACTTCAACTGTGGAATTCATTTTACCTGCGGCATTCAGGGTAAGCTGCATTTCATTTTCGGCCTGTTGATTTTTCAACGACAGTTGTTTCAAAAATACATCATCAATTTTTACATCATTCCAGGCATTTAAATGTACAGATTTCCAAATTCCAGAAGTCACAAATCTGGGACCCCAATCCCAACCATAATGGAAACCGGCTTTGCGTGAATAGGTCGAAACTTTGACATCGGCCTGGTCATTGGAGCTCACAGGTACCACATAACCCAAAGATTTGTACTCAGGCAACACGGCCTTTATCGGCGACTTAAAATAAACTCTCAGTGTATTTTCTCCTGATTTAAGGTATCGCTTTACGTCTGATTTCCAGGCAAGAAACATGTTGTCGGCTGTGAGTACTTTTTGACCATTAATAAAAACATCTGCATAGGTATCAAGCCCTTCAAATTCAATTTCAATATTTTGTTTTTTCAGAAAATCTTCGGTCACAGAAAATGTCGTTTGGTATTCCCAATCTTCTTTATCGATCCATTGCAGGTCTTTTTCGTTGGTTCTGAAAAATGGTTCTTCTATTTTCTTGTTGGCCAGTAAATCGGTATGAACGGTTCCGGGAACTGTTGCGGGAAGCCAGACAGACTCTCCTAATTTTTTAAATTTCCAATCGTTTTTATCCAAAATTATTTTTTGGGCAAAAACATTGATTGTAAGCAAATTAATAATAAAAAAAATAAAAAATGGAATGTTTTTTTTGAATTGAAATTTCTTTGAAGAGCTTATCATTTTTAGCAAAGTTTTTACTATTCAAATCTCAGATTAATATTTTCTTCAAAAAAATACTTTAGTCATATTAATAAAAAGGAATTTGTGATTTTGGATTGAATCAATAAGTTAAAGAGAGTAAAAATCCCCATTATCATCGAATAAAAACACGGATACGTCAAATAATACAATTATTGATATATTTTTTCTGTAATTTTCGGAGAGAATAAATAATCAAACCTTAAATATCAGAATGAAAAGAAATAATTTCTACAAAATTGGTCTGCTCGCACTCTATTTTTTCCTTAATCTTACGGTTTTTGCTCAAAAAAAATGGGGCGGCATGACCCTATACACTGTTAGAAATGAGATGGGCAAAGACCCTAAAGCCACTTTGAAAGCGGTTGCCGATATGGGTTACAAATACATTGAAGCGGTGGACTACAACAAAGGGAAGTTTTATGGAATGACGCCTTTGGAGTTTAAAGCTTACGCCAAAAGCCTGGGTCTAAAACCCATCAGTGTACACATGGGAATGATGACCACCAGCAATGCGGACGAACTCATCGCCGATGTAAAAACGGCCGGATTTAAGTATTTTGTGGCACCGGTACCTCCGATGGGGATGTTTAAGTTTGACCCAAAAACACGGTCTCTTACCATGACTCAGGACCTGGATAAACTGGTAGGAGTATTGGACACCATCGCCAGAAAAGTGGATGCAGCCGGACTAAAGTTTTTGTATCATAATCATTCTTTTGAATTTGAGAAAAACTCCAACGGTATAGTCCCAATCGATTATATGCTTGAAAAATTGGACCCGAAATTTGTGAATTTTCAAATGGATTTATACTGGGTTGCCAAAGCTGGAGTTGACCCTGTAAGCTATTTCGAAAAGAATCCCGGCAGATTTAAGATTTGGCATGTAAAAGACATGGATACTGAAGGACGTTTTGCACCTGTGGGAAAAGGGACAATTGATTTTGGCAGGATTCTTAAAAATGCTAAACTTTCAGGCATGAAATATTATATTGTAGAACAAGACATGGTTTTTGATGGCATGGACCCTATGGAGGCCACCAGATTGAGTCGGGAAGGATTGATAAAATTTGGCTTTAAATAAGAAATCTATATTCATTATTAAAAACAGGGTTCAGAACTGAACTCTGTTTTTTTATATTAAAAATTTCAATTTCAGAATTAAAGTTCTTTGCCTGCCTGTATTAAAATTATCATCGCTTACTAGATACAAAATCTTTTCATCAGCCTCGTTTTCACCCCAGGTCATACCTTCCATATTATCAGGTTTAAGACTTTTTTGTCCGTACAAAAATTGATTATTAACAGAAAAATCAAAAAGCTCATTCTTAATAAAAACATTCCCTGGATCTGGCAAAGTGGCCGAAAAAAGTTTGATTGTATTTTGCTTTCCATCAAAACATCGTTCCAATACCAGAAGCCGGTCATTGTCTAAAGGAAGTATCTCCGAAATTCCATTTCCAAGATTAGCATTTGCAGTATTATCGGGGTTCAAACATGATTTTGGATCAAAGGGATAAAGAAAATTCGATTTCTGATCAGAATTATAGTTGTTTTTGGAATAATCGAAAGGCAATTTAAAAAATGGTACCATACCATTTAAGGAAGATTCAAAAGCAAACCACAAGTTATATTTTCCATCAAAACAAAGGCTTTCAATTCCACGGTTATCAGCAGTAAACTCGGAGTTATTCATCGAAAAAGACAGCAGTTGATTGGGTTGATTGTTTTCATTCAAATAACCTACACCAGTAGAGTCATCCCTTTCAAAAGCATAAAAAATCTTTCGGGATAAAGTATCAAATCTTATCGATTCAGCATTTTTAACGTTAAAGAATTTGAATGCTCCGGAAATAATACCCATTGTATCCATCTTAAAAAGATAGGAATTTTCAGAAGGGTCGGTTTTAAAGGATCTGTCAGATATCAAATAGAAACCATTGGCAAAATATTCAAGGCCTGAAATGCCACCAAACTGAACTTCATCAGGTATTCCTGTTTTAATATTTCCCGGCAAAAGAAAAACTGAATCCACCCCAATGAATTCAAAATGAGGAGTTTTTTGACCGAAAATCTCAGTTGAAAAAAGCAGAATAAACAAAATAATTTTCTTCATAAAAAATGCACACCCCTTTTGAATTATTCAGGATGTGCAATTTATTGGCAAAGAATCAGAAAACCTAAAAGGATTAATCTGGAATTAAATAAAAACTAATATTTGGAACAGAAAACAATGTGAATTTAATGTTAAAACCCGGTTTAAAAAAGCACAAAAAAGGTACGATTTTGAAAAAAACCAATTCCTTAATATTACAATTGGTGTGGTTTGAATCTAGAGCTAAAGGCAAAAGAACAGGCTTACAGGAATTGACAACTGTCAAAAAAAATCAAGGAATATTATTGAATCCTGCCTTATATTATTTTAACTATCACAATTGGTCATGAAATTTTTACATTTTCTTCAAATAAAAAACAAAATCAAAAGACTTTATACTTTTTATTCTTCAGACCTACATATTCTGATTATTCTTAAAAAAAGCATTTCATTTAGGCCAATCAGATTCGCTAAAAAGCCTTTAACAAACTAATTTTCAATTATTTAAATATCTAAAACTAATTTTAGTGAGGACAGATATTCTAAATAGCTAACAATTCATAAATATGTCTAATCAAAAAACCCCCATTTATATAATGAGGGATTTAAAAACTATCTTCTTCTACTTCCTGAATTTTGACTATGACTCCTTCTATTATAGTTGCCCCGATAGTTACTTCCTTCATTTCTGTTGCGATGGGGGTTAGACCTGTAATATTCATTGCGAGATCTGTGGTGGTTATAATGGTGTGGTGCTCTGTTATAATACACTCTAGGTGGTGGTGCCACATATACACGGTTTGTGTAACCATACCTGGGACCATAATATCCGTATCTATAATAACAGCCGGAATTTGCCATTGCCAATACAATAATCAAAAGTCCAAAAACTGAAGTCCTGAATAATTTCTTTATATTCATCATTATTAATAAATATTTAATTTTTAAAAATTATAATAAATAGATGTTTTTAAAATTTAAACGTTGTATAAAGAGATGTTAATGGATTGTTAAATAAAAGATTGCACTAGTTTTAATTATTCTTATTGAAAATTTCAGGCGAGAAATCGGAAACCTCTACTTAATCATATTAAAAACTATTATTATATGATAAATATCAAGGTAGAAATAATTAAAATACATTACCTTTATTGAATGGTAGTAAAAAACAAATTCAAAATATTAAGTCCACATATTTCTTCAGAAAAAAAATATCCCTATTTCACATTTTTTGAAAAAATAAAAAAACATTTTTTGAAATTTTAAAATTTTTATTTTTGAAATTTTAATATAAATAACTGTATTTTAGATATTTACAAAATTGAAATTTTATTTTTTTCTTTTTTTTTAAAGATAAATTAACATTTGTCATTTATTTATTTAAAAAAAAATTGTTACTTTAAAAATCTTTTGCATTGAAAAGATTAAAATTATTCCCATTAAAATTTTGAATTTGTTCTAAGCTAATTATTAAAAATGAAAAATAAAACTACTGAAAAAACACCGTTTTTTTCCGAATCTGAAGTGCTACAAGAGTGCCTTTCCTATTTCAATCAAGATGAGCTCGCCGCTACTACCTGGATGAAAAAATATGCTATGCGTGATGCATTGGGAAATTATATCGAAAAATCACCGGTAGATATGCACCGCAGAATGGCAGGTGAGTTTGCCAGAATAGAAAAAAATCTGGAAAGCAAAAAAAATGAAGGTCTTTCTGAATACGGTTTAAAAAGATCTGAACTTAACGAAGGCAGAATATTTGATCTTTTTGACAAATTCAAATATGTGATACCTCAGGGTAGCGTAATGTCGTCGCTGGGAAATACTTCGGTCATCGCCTCTTTGTCAAATTGCGTGGTTATACCACCTGTATATGACTCCTATGGTGGTATTATCCATACCGACGAACATCTGGCTCAACTTTTTAAACGCAGATGTGGTGTGGGTGTTGACATTTCCAATCTCAGACCTAAACATTCTTTCGTAACCAACTCTGCCGGTACTACCACAGGTGCGGTTTCGTTTATGGACAGGTTTTCAAACACCACCCGTGAAGTAGCACAAAATGGTCGAAGAGGTGCTTTGATGTTGACGATGGATATAGCACATCCCGATATTGAGGATTTTATTCTTATCAAGCAGGACCTCAATAAAGTAACCGGAGCCAATATCTCGGTGAGATTGTCAGATGAATTTATGACTGCAGTAAAAAATGATACCATTTTTACGCATCGTTGGCCAATCGATAGCCCTCAACCTAAATATACCAAAACTATTAAAGCCAGAGAATTGTGGAATACCATAATTCAATGTGCCCATAATACCGCTGAACCCGGCCTGATTTTCTGGGATCGCCAACACAAATATTCAACTTCGTCTATATATCCCGGTTTCAAAAATGATTCAACCAATCCTTGTTCAGAAATTGCGATGCAAGGTGGAGATAGTTGCAGATTGATTGCGGTTAATCTTTTTGGATTTATTAAAAATCCTTTTCATAAAAATGCGGAATTTGATTATGATAAATTTTACGAAGTAGTTTATGAGGCACAGCGACTTAATGACGACCTTGTTGAGCTCGAACTGGAAGCTGTTGACAGGATTATTGGTAAAATTGACTCTGACAACGAACCTGATGCGATAAAACGCAACGAAAAAGAGATTTGGGAACTGCTAAAAACTACCGGTAAAAAAGGAAGACGCACAGGACTTGGCTTTACCGCCCTTGCCGATGCCATCGCTTCACTAGGTTTTGGATATAGCTCACAAGATGCCCTTGATTTTACTGAGAAAATGATGCAAACCAAGCTTAGGGCTGAGTTTGACAGTTCTATTGACATGGCAATAGAAAGAGGACAGTTTTCGGCATGGGATCCGGTTTATGAAAACAAATCAGAGTTTGTTCAGATGATCCAAAAAGAATTCCCTGAACTGTACAACAGAATGATGAAATA
It encodes the following:
- a CDS encoding esterase-like activity of phytase family protein is translated as MKKIILFILLFSTEIFGQKTPHFEFIGVDSVFLLPGNIKTGIPDEVQFGGISGLEYFANGFYLISDRSFKTDPSENSYLFKMDTMGIISGAFKFFNVKNAESIRFDTLSRKIFYAFERDDSTGVGYLNENNQPNQLLSFSMNNSEFTADNRGIESLCFDGKYNLWFAFESSLNGMVPFFKLPFDYSKNNYNSDQKSNFLYPFDPKSCLNPDNTANANLGNGISEILPLDNDRLLVLERCFDGKQNTIKLFSATLPDPGNVFIKNELFDFSVNNQFLYGQKSLKPDNMEGMTWGENEADEKILYLVSDDNFNTGRQRTLILKLKFLI
- a CDS encoding adenosylcobalamin-dependent ribonucleoside-diphosphate reductase → MKNKTTEKTPFFSESEVLQECLSYFNQDELAATTWMKKYAMRDALGNYIEKSPVDMHRRMAGEFARIEKNLESKKNEGLSEYGLKRSELNEGRIFDLFDKFKYVIPQGSVMSSLGNTSVIASLSNCVVIPPVYDSYGGIIHTDEHLAQLFKRRCGVGVDISNLRPKHSFVTNSAGTTTGAVSFMDRFSNTTREVAQNGRRGALMLTMDIAHPDIEDFILIKQDLNKVTGANISVRLSDEFMTAVKNDTIFTHRWPIDSPQPKYTKTIKARELWNTIIQCAHNTAEPGLIFWDRQHKYSTSSIYPGFKNDSTNPCSEIAMQGGDSCRLIAVNLFGFIKNPFHKNAEFDYDKFYEVVYEAQRLNDDLVELELEAVDRIIGKIDSDNEPDAIKRNEKEIWELLKTTGKKGRRTGLGFTALADAIASLGFGYSSQDALDFTEKMMQTKLRAEFDSSIDMAIERGQFSAWDPVYENKSEFVQMIQKEFPELYNRMMKYGRRNISLSTVAPTGTLSMLAQTSSGIEPVFLMGYKRRRKVNPNDPNVKVAFVDEMGDSFEEFDVWHHKIAEWMEVTGQKDASKSPYAGSTSPEIDWMKRVEMQSLVQKYTTHSISSTINLPNDVSVDKVGEIYMESWEKGLKGITVYRDGSRSGVLISNDEKPKDETKEEAIENTMSLHPPKRPSRIEADVIRFQNEYEKWLAVIGMIDGIPYEIFTGKMEDAFNLPAYVNNGWVLKRKDDDEETSRYDFQYIDKEGYRVTIEGLSRSFDKEYWNYAKLISGILRHGMPIKYLVDLINGLNMYDDNINTWKNGVARSLKRYIPDGTVADKKCSHCGDPEGLVYEEGCLHCKSCGYSRC